The Mailhella massiliensis DNA segment CTCAAAGAGAGAGAAAAAATTGGGGCTCAACTTTCAAATATATGGACAGATATTCCTGGAAATACACTAGGTTATACTCAAGAAAATGTGAATTATCCTACTCAAAAGCCTGAAGCCCTTCTTGAACGTATCATCAAAGCCTCTTCCAACGAAGGTGACCTTGTGGCGGATTTTTTCTGTGGCTCAGGCACAACTGCCGCTGTAGCGGAAAAATTGGGGCGTAAGTGGATTGCTGCGGACCTCGGCAAATTCGCCATCCACACTACCCGTAAAAGAATGATCGGCGTGCAGCGCCAGCTCAAGAAAGACGGCAAAAATTATCGCGCCTTTGAAATACTCAACCTAGGTAAGTATGAACGCCAGCACTATATCGGCGTCAATGAAAATCTGCGGGAAGAGGAAAAGCGGCAGCAGCTTAAGGCTAGGGAGACCGCCTTTCTTGAACTTATCCTCAATGCCTACCATGCGGAGAGGGTCAGTGGTTTCAATACATTCCACGGCAAAAAGAATGGGCGCATGGTAGTTGTCGGCCCGGTCAATATGCCGGTTACCCGGCTATTTGTGGAGGAAGTCTTCTTGGAATGCCGTACCCTGAAGATAACCAAAGTGGATGTGCTGGGCTTTGAATTCGAAATGGGGCTGTTCCCCAATATTCTGGATAACGCCAGAAGCCACGGCATTGACCTTGTGCCAAAGTATATTCCAGCTACAGTGTTTGACAAGCGGGCCGTGGAAAGGGATCAGGTTATTTTCCATGATGTAGCCTTTATTGAGGCTAAAGTACTTTACAATGCAAAAAACAAGAATGATGTGGCGGTCAAGCTGACGGATTTTTCCGTGTTTTATTCGCAGGATTCCACCCGGCAGGCAGAGACCGTTCTCAAGAACAACGCCAGCAAAATTGTGATGGAACAGGGACAAATCATCAAGGTCAGCAAAGACAGGAACGGCATCGTCAGCCGGGAGCTGCTGACCCAAAAATGGACGGACTGGATTGATTACTGGTCTGTGGATTTTGATTTTGAAAGCAAGCGGGAAATTATCCAGCAACTCAACCCGGAGACTGGAGAAAATGAGGAAATCTGGACGGGCGACTATATCTTTGAAAACGAGTGGCAGACCTTCCGCACAGCAAAGGACAGGACGCTAGAGCTGATCAGTGCGCCGCACCAGTATGCAAAGCCAGGTCAATACAAGATTGCGGTCAAGGTTGTGGATATTTTTGGCAATGACACCATGACCATACTCGCCGTCAACATTCAGTGAGGGAACTAATGGCCTTACATCCAAAATTCCCGGAATCTCCCTACGCCATTCTTGAGCCAGAGTTGCGCTGGTTTCCGGCAGATGAAAACCTGCGAACCTGCGGCATGGAAAAACTCATTCCTCCTCTGGTGGACAAGCTGCGCCGCGAGGTCAAGACTTTTCGGGATTCCGGCTATGTCGGTGCCAGCGATACTAGCCGCAGTTTGCTTAATTGGTGGTTCTGCACGCCGCATCTGCTGCCGCGCAGCGATGGCAATATGGCGGAGTTTCAATATTTCTTCGCCCAGCGGGAAGCACTGGAAACCATTATTTTTCTGTATGATGTCCGGGGAGTGCGGGAAAAGTTCGACCTGATGCGTTTTGATAGCACCGGCCTTGTTTCGGCTGGTATGTTTGACGAAAACTGGCTGCGGCTGGTTATCAAAATGGCCACAGGCAGCGGCAAGACCAAAGTGATGAGCTTGGCTTTGGTCTGGAGCTTTTTCCACAAGCTGTATGAGCTGGATTCCGGGTTGTCCCGCAACTTTCTGATTATTGCGCCGAATATTATCGTGCTGGATCGCATTTACAAGGATTTTCAGGGACTGCGCATTTTTTTTGAAGACCCTACATTGCCGGATAATGGCTATGAGGGGCATAACTGGCGGGACGATTTTCAGCTCACCCTGCACAAGCAGGATGAAGTCAATATCACTCATTCAGTGGGCAACATCTTCCTGACCAACATTCATCGCGTGTATTGCGGCAATGATTCCTTGCCGTCCGCCAACGACGAGAATAGCAAGGACTATTTTCTTGGCAGGAAACCAACAGGCGCAACCAATGACTCAAAGGTCGACCTAAGGGGCATTGTCCGGAGTATTGGCGAATTAATGATTATCAATGATGAGGCCCATCATATCCATGACCCATCTCTGGCCTGGTTCAAATCAATTCAGGATATTCACAACAATTTGTTGCAGAAAGGGGCCGCGCTCAGTTTGCAGCTGGATGTGACCGCTACGCCCAAACACAACAACGGCGCAATCTTTGTGCAGACAGTGGTGGATTATCCACTGGTTGAAGCCATTTATCAAAATGTAGTTAAGCATCCTGTTCTGCCGGACGCTCCCAGCCGCGCTAAGCTGGAAGAAAAGCAAAGTGCGAAGTTTACCGAGAAGTATGCCGATTATCTCGACCTTGGCGTGGTTGAATGGCGTAAGGCGTATAAAGAACACGAAAAGGTTGGCAAGAAGGGCATCCTTTTTGTGATGACCGATGACACTAGAAACTGCGATGAAGTGGCAGAATATTTGGAAAGCCGCTATTTGGAATTGAAAGGCGCGGTTCTGGTCATTCACACCAAGAACAACGGAGAAATTTCCGAAGCTAGTTCCGGCAGGGCAAAGGAAGAGTTAGAGCGACTGCGTCGCCTTTCCAATGAAATTGACGACTCCAGCAGTCCTTATAAAGCCATTGTTTCCGTCCTCATGCTCAAGGAGGGGTGGGACGTGCGCAATGTCACCACAATTGTCGGCTTGCGCGCCTATTCCGCTAAAAGCAATATTTTGCCAGAGCAGACTCTGGGGCGCGGCCTGCGCAAAATGTACTTTGGTGGGCTGAGGGAACAGGTCAGCGTTGTCGGCACGGACGCGTTCATGGACTTTGTGGAGTCTATCCAGCTTGAAGGTGTTGAGCTTGAACGAAAACCAATGGGCGGCGGTACGGGAGCTAAGGCCCCGCTGGTTATAGAAGTTGATCGGGAAAATCTCAAAAAGGATATTGACGCGCTAGATATGGAAATTCCTGTTTTGACGCCTAGAATTTACCGGGAATACAAAAATCTGGAAGAGCTGGACATCAAGGCTTTGGGTAACAACAAGCTGGAATACAGACAGTTCAGCGAGGAAGAGCAACGGGAAATTATTTTCAAGGATATAACGACAGGTGAGATTACGCACAAAACTATTCTGAACAGCGCGGGAGTAGCTGATTTCAGTAGTGTCATCGGCTTCTTTGCTAAGACGATTATGGGAGAGTTGCGTCTGTTCAGCGGCTATGACGTGCTTTATGGTAAGGTCAAGGCATTTGTGAGAGATGAACTGTTTACCCAAAGTGTGGACTTGGAATCCGCCAACACACTGCGCAATCTATCAGAGATTGAAGCTTCCCGAACCATTATTGATACCTTCAAAAAAGCCATCAACGCGCTTACTGTACGCGACAGAGGTTCTGCCGAAATACGGGATACCATCAAGCTGCGCAATACCCGTCCTTTTATGGTGAAGGAGCAGGATTACCGTCCAGCGCAAAAGAGCGTCTTTAATCGCATAATAGGCGACAGTCACCTTGAGCTTCTTTTTGCCGACTTTTTGGAAAGCTGCCCAGATGTTATCTCCTATGCCAAAAACTATTTGGCGGTAAACTTTCGGCTGGATTACGTCCGGGCGGACGGTAGCATCAGTAACTACATTCCAGATTTTTTTGTCAAGCTGTCGCCTACAGACATAGTGATTGTAGAAACCAAGGGTCGGGAAGACTTGGACGTGCCGGAAAAAATGGCTCGCCTGAAACAGTGGTGTGAAGATATAAATGTGGCACAGAGCAAGACCAGATTTGACTTCGTCTATGTTGATGAGGAGAGCTTCAAGAAATACCGTCCAATCTCAATGAAGGCACTGCTTGGCGGGTTTACGGAGTATAAATAGTAGCCTATCCATGTTCGCTAAAGAGAAGTTTTACAATCTTTAAAAATGGGGGTACTTTTATAGGTATTATACAAGATTTTTATAATAACCTATTTTTATTTCAGTATGTTATTATGTAAAATTTATCCGCCTGGGGACGCCAGAAAGAAATCAACGCCTTGTGAGCAGTCACAGGGCGTTTTTTCGTTAATGGCCTTCGGCATGGAGAAGGCCGGGTCCCCGCAGTATGGAAGCGTCCGTTTCGGGGCTTTTTGCAGGGAAGAGAAAAGTTTCCTTCTGCATGGAGGGAGGACGGAAAAAACTTTTTTCGTTGTGCCGCAGGCATCGGCGGAAAAAAGTATGCAGTTTTGCGTGTCGATTTTCTTTCCCGCAGGCGTTCCGCTGTTGCGGAAGAGGGCGCTTTGTTCTAACGTCGCCTTGAAGTCTCCATTTCGGAGGCGGTTGTCAACCCTGAGGAGGGTATATGAACAAGTTCTTCGCTTTTGCGGCGGCAGGCGCCATGTTGCTGGGAGTTTGCGGACAGGCCCAGGCTCTTCCCGAACCCGACATGTCTCCCAAGTACACCTATGAACTGAAGGACGTGATGAAGGTCGACGGACGTCAGGGCGTAGCCTGCGACGGCAAGTACATTTACGTCAGCTGCAGCAAGGCGCTGTACAAATACGACATGGACGGCAAGCTCGTCCTGAAGAACGACAAGCCCTTTGAAACCGGCTACACCAAGGCAGTGAACCACCTCGGCGACATCGACGTGTACAACGGCGAAATTTACTGCGGTGTGGAAAACTTCATGGACGGCGTGGGCAAGGATATTCAGGTTTCCGTGTACGACGCCAATACCCTCAAGTTCAAACGCGCATTCCCCTTCAACGAGGCTTCCGGCCAGCTGGAAACTTCCGGCATCACGGTGGACCCTGTGAAGGGCTCCGTGTGGATGTGCTCCTGGGTGGGCGAGGAATCCGGCCGTTACCTCTATGAATACGATCTGGACGGCAACTATCTGCGCAAGGTGCATCTGCAGCCCGTGCCTCAGTGGGTGCAGGGCATATTCTATTACGAAGGCTCCCTCTTCCTTACCGCGGATGACGGCACGGCCGACGACAACGAACCCGACCACCTCTATCGCGTGGATATTTCCTCCAATACCTACGCTCCCGTCATTTTGGAAAAGACCTTTACCGAGGCCATCCGGCAGGGTGAAATCGAAGGCCTTTGTGTCGATCCTTCCACCGGCGACCTTCTGGTGCATCAGAACCGCGGCGCGCGCATCGTGCTCGGCATGACCAAGGGCATGTATCCCGGTTATAAGGAAGAAGTGCATGAAATCTATCGCTATAAGATGACGCCCGCCATGTAAGGCCCCGTCACGGCATTCCGGCCCCCGTCGTTTTCCGGCGGGGGCTTTTTTTTACCCTGTTTCCCTGCCTGCCGCGGCGCATGTTTTCCTTCCGGTGAGGAGAAGCAAAAGCGGACGGAACCGGAATGGCGGTAAAGCGTTCTCTCCAGGGGCGGAAGATGAACCATGAGGAAGAGAATGTCATGCCCGGTTTGCGAGAGTAAAAAGTGTTTATCTTCCCGGTATGGGCGAACAAAAAAGGCGGTGCTCAGAGCTTTGAGCACCGCCTTTTCTACATCCTTTTGTTTTCACAACAGAAGATATGAACGTACGATAGCAAATATCAGAATTCTGACAAGGGTGAAAAAGAGAGATCTATCACTAACATGTTATTTTTTCTTATAAAAAAAATAATACTATTCAAGGCGGCCGCGCAGATTTTTCTCGTGTTGTCAGTTTATAGCGGGAGAGCAGGAAGTTTGATGTAGATAATATGCTGAAATATATAAATAAAACACTCCCTGCTGTCATATCTTCTGTTAATAGGGGGGACTTGTACGTTTCCCCTTGAAAAAAACTGCAATTCTTGCACGAAACAGCGGGGCGTGTGGTGCTGAGCGAATTCATTCATACCAGGTATGTTCCCTACATCAGGGAACACAAGCGCAGCTGGCAGACGGATGTGAGGTATGTGCACCGGCATATTCTGCCCTACCTGGGGGAATGCCGGCTTGAGGATATTAATGAAGAGAAGCTCTACCATTGGAAGGAGAAACTCCTTGCCGCCGGGCTTTCGCATAATACCTGTTACCGGCTGTTCTGGCTGGTGAAGTATATTCTGAACTGCGCCGTACGCTGGCATGTGCTGGCAAGCGACGAGGCATTCCGCCATGCCGTGTGCCGCCGCAGCGCGCCGCGCTGCCCGGAGGTGCTTTCCGCTTCGGAAAAGCAGCGCCTCATCGCTCTTCTCAATCAGTACCGGAACAATGTTGCGGCGCGGGCCATTCACCTTCTGCTTCTGACCGGGGCTTCCAAGTCGGAAATTCTCTATGCCCGCCGGGAAGATGTGGACCTTCCCGGGCGCAGCCTTGCCGTACGCCGGGGCTCCGAAGTCGTGCGCCGCCTGCCGCTCAGCGAGGCGGCGGTGAGGCTCATTGCCGAACTGCCCGTGCGTGCCGATGTGCCGTGGCTTTTCTTCCGCCCCGCCACGGGGGAGAGGGTGGTCACGGTGTTCGCCTTCTGGGACAAGCTTCGCCGCGAGCTGGGGCGTCCCACCCTGCGCCTGAACGACCTTCGTCATATCTTCGTGCACTCGCTGCTTCAGAACGGGGCAACATACAAGGATGTACGCAGCCACCTGGGGCACTATTCCTCCGAGGCTTTTCTTCTTCAGTCGCAGATGCAGGGCGGTCAGGCCGATCCTTCGCAGGGGGCCTTCCAATGATTGTTCGCCTTGTTCCGGGCAGCCTCCGCGCAGGCGGAAAGGTCTTTGCGTGCCTTGCAGCGTCGTTTCTTGTCTGTGCCCTTGCTTCGGGCTGCGTGCAGAAGCAGCCTTCCGTGCCTTCTGCGCCCGCGGAAGCGGCGGCGCCTTCCGGGGATGCCTTTGCGCTGGCGCTTTCCCGTATGCAGGTGGGAGAAGAGGCGCTCATGCCCACGCCTTTCGGCATGGACAGCCGGGTGATGCTGGAATCTTCCTACACGTCCGGCCTCGGACAGACGTGCAGAAGGGCGGCGGTTCGCGCCGGGGGCATCACCCACCGTATCGCCGTATGCAGGGATGCTTCGGGCTGGACAACGGCCGAGCCGATTTTTGAAAACGTGCAGAGATAAGCCATGGACAGCGCGCTTACCGTGCAGGGTCGCGTCATCTATGCCCTGATGATGCGCGAGGTGCATACCATCTACGGTACATCCCGCCTGGGCTACCTGTGGGCGCTCATACAGACCATGTGGGGAATAGGCATGTTCTGGGGCATGCGCTACCTTGCCGGGGCCAAGGCTCCGCACGGCATGCACATCCTCATGTTCATGCTGGTAGGGTTCGGTCTTTTTAATATGTTCAGCGGGATTCTGAACAAGTGCATGAATGCCGTAGCCGGAAACAGGGCGCTGCTGACCTTTCCGCAGGTCACGCCCGTGGATCTCATGCTTTCCCGCGCCGTCATCGTCTGGGCCACGGAAGTGGTGGCCGCACTGCTCCTCATTACCATCGGCATGCTCTGCGGCATGCCGTTCTACCTTACCGATTTCGGGGGTCTGCTGTTTCTTCTTCTGCTTACGCCGCTTCTGGGCCTCGGTATGGGGATGCTCTGTGCCTCTCTGGCAGTGCTGTACCCCACGCTGGAAAAAATCGTGCCCATGGTCATGCGTATTCTCTTTTTTGCCTCTGGCCTGTTCTATTCCGCCACCATGCTGCCTTCCTATGTGCTGCGGTATCTCTGGTACAATCCTCTGATTCAGATCATCGAATGGGGCAGGGTATGCCTTTCCCGCGGGTACAGCACCATTTCCTACAGTCCTGAATACCTGTTGTCCGTGACCGTAACATGCCTGTGCCTCGGCTTTCTCATGGAACGCTATGTGCGGAGGCGGCTGGTATGATCGAGCTTTCTCACGTGTGCAAAAGCTACGGCCTGCCGCACGGCCGCAAGGTGGTACTGGACAATGTGTCCCACATTTTCCGCGAAGGTGTGAACATGGGCATTCTCGGCCTGAACGGGGCGGGCAAGTCCACGCTCATGCGCGTGATATGCGGGGCGGAATCGCCGGACAAGGGGCGGGTCAAGCGCACCAGCCGTGTTTCCTGGCCCATAGGCTTTTCCGGGGGCTTCCACGGCAGCCTCACCGGGCGGGAGAACATGCGCTTCACCTGCCGCATCTACGGGGCGAATATCAAACAGGTGACTGATTTCGTAGAGGATTTTTCCGAACTCGGCCCCTACATGGACATGCCCATCCGCACCTATTCCTCGGGCATGAAAGCAAAGCTGGCCTTCGGGCTGAGCATGGCCATCGGTTTTGATTTCTACCTTATCGACGAAGGCTACGCCGTGGGCGACGCCTCCTTCCGCGCCAAGAGCGAAAGGGTTTTTCAGGAAAGAAAGGCCCACTCCACGCTGCTGGTGGTGGCGCACAGCACCTCCGTCATACGGGCGAACTGCGACAACGCCGCCATTTTAAAGGGCGGCAAGCTGATTTTTTTCGACACGCTGGACGAGGCGCTGTCGGTTTATGAAGGGATGTGCCGTGGAAAAAAATAATGTGGCCCTTACCCGGCAGTACGCCAAAACGCTGTGGCGCAGACTGCGCCGCTGGATGAAGAAACGTGCCTTCATCACGGCGCTGGTGCTGCCTACGGTGCTGGCCTTTTTCTATTTTCTCATGCTGGCCTCGCCCATGTATGTGTCGCATGCGAGCTTTGCCATACGCAGCGCAGATGCTTCCGTATCGGGAGGGGCGGATATAGCGTCCATGTTTTTGAGGACTTCCGGCTCCACGGGGAACGATGCCTACATCATCAACGACTATATTCAGAGCCTTGACCTTGCTCAGGATATCGACCGGGAACTGGGGCTGGTAAGCCATTACAGCGATCGGGAATACGATGTGATTTCCCGCCTGTGGCAGCACCCCACGCAGGACGAACTGACCCGCTACTGGCGCTGGGCGGTACTGCCGCAGCTCAATGTGGATACGGGCATCATTTCTCTGGAAGTGAAGGCCTACACGCCGGAGATGGCGCAGAAGCTCACGCAGGCCATTTTAAAGCGGAGCGAGGCGCTGGTGAACGCCATGAACGAGCGGGCACGCCACGATGCGGTGGAACTTGCGCGCGAGGAAGTGAGCCGTGCGGAAGAGCGTGTGCGCCATGCGCAGAGCGCCATGCGGGAATTCCGCGATACCCACAATCTCATCGACCCCAAGAGCACGGCGGCCGGTCTTCAGGAACTGGTGACGCGGCTGGAAGCCGAGGCCACGACGCTCCGCACCCAGATATCGGAAGCAAAATCGTACATGAACGCGGAAGCTCCGCTTCTGAAGTCGCTGAACCAGCGCCTTGCTGCGGTGGAAAAGCAGCTTGGGGAAGAAAAGCTGCGCGTGGCCGGGCAGAGCACCGTGCAGGGCAACCTGAACTCCCTTGTGGCCGAGTACGAAGACCTGACCATAGAGGCGGAATTTGCCCAGAAGCAGCTTGTTTCTGCCATGACCTCCCTGGAGCAGGCGCGCATCCAGCAGATGGCGCAGTCGCGCTATGTGGTGGCGTATCAGCAGCCCACGCTGCCGGACGAGTCTCTGTACCCCCGGCCCTTCCTTTTCACGCTCTATGTGTTTGCGGCGCTGCTGCTCCTTCTGGGCATCGTGTCGCTGGTATGGGCGTCCATCCGAGAACATGCGGGATTTTAATATGAAAGCGATATACCACGCCGGCATACTATTTTCGCTCTGCACGCTCTGTGCTCAGCCTGTTTTTGCAGCGGAGAATCCGCTCCAGAACTACAGCGGGGCGGCGCAGTACGGCGGCTCTTCCATGGCATCGGGCACGCCCATGCAGGGCGGGCTGCCTGCCTCGGCCAGAAACGGCATGAATGTGGTTTCCCAGTCCACGCCCGGGGGCTATCCGGTGTTCGACGCTTCGGCTCCTTACCGGGAAAAGCAGTCCACCCCCACGGTGATGGACGCGCCGCCCGCCTGGGCGCAGGGAGGGCTTGCGCCTTCGGCTTCCGCACTGCTTGCTCCCTTCGGGGCCAATCTGTTCCGGGGAAATTTTGCGGGCACCTACAGCGACGGCATGAACGGCGACTATGTCATCCTGCCCGGCGACCGCATCATGGTGCGCGTATGGGGCGCGAAAACCTATGACGACGTGCTGCCCGTGGACCAGCAGGGCAACATCTTTCTGCCGGAAGTGGGGCCTGTGCGTGTGGCCGGGCTCAAGCAGTCCGCTTTGCAGGGGGCGGTGCGCTCGCGCCTTGCCTCGGTATTCACCGACAACGTGAACATCTACGTCAACCTCCAGAGTTCCCAGCCCGTGGCCGTGTATGTGACGGGCTTTGTAAACCAGCCGGGCCGCTATGCGGGCAGCCCCGTGGATTCCGTGATGTCGTACCTCGACAGGGCAGGGGGCATTACGCCGAACCGCGGCACCTTCCGCAACGTGCAGGTGAAGCGCGGCAACAAGGTGGTGGCGAGTCTTGATCTTTATGATTTCGCCCTCAACGGCAACATGCCCGACATCCGGTTGAAGGAAGGCGACGTCATCCTTGTGGGAGAACGCGGGGTGAGTGTGGCGGCCTGCGGCATGCTGCGGCAGGAAGCCCGGTATGAGTTCAGGGGGCAGGCCACGGGTTCGCAGCTCATCGCCTACGGCAGCCCGCTTTCCAGCGCCACGCATGTGAGCGTTACGGGCATCCGGGGCGGCAGGCCCTTCAATGAATACATGACCATGCAGGAATTTTCCTCCATGCGCCTTGCGGACGGGGACAGCGTGGAATTCGTGGCCGATACGCGTGGCCGCACCATCATGGCCTCGGTGAGCGGAGCCATACGCGGGGCATCGCGCTTCCCGGTAAAGAACAGCACCACGCTGCGGGCCCTGCTTGCCTATGTGGAGGTGGACCCGGCCCTTGCCGACGTTTCCGCCGTGTATGTGCGCCGCCAGAGCGTGGCGCGCCAGCAGAAGACCATACTGGAAGATTCCCTGCACCGCCTGGAGCGTTCCGCGCTGACGGCCACGTCCGCCACGGCGGAGGAAGCCGAGATCCGCGTGCGCGAGGCGGAACTGGTGCAGGACTTCATCCGCCGTGCGGCAAGCCTCACGCCCGACGGCGTGGTGGTGGTGAGCCGGGGCGGACAGGTGCGCGACCTTCTGCTGGAAGATGGCGACGAAGTGGTCATTCCGCAGAAGAGCGACGTGGTGCAGGTATCCGGCGAGGTGCTTCTGCCCAAGGCCGTGACCTTCGATGCCGCCATGAAGGCGGAAGACTATGTGAAGAGCGCGGGCGGTCTTACCGACCGTGCGGATGAGGACAACATTCTTGTTGCGCGCATGAACGGGGAGGTGGGCCCCATTGCGGAACTGGGCGTGCATGCCGGGGACCGCATTCTGGTCATGCCCCGTGTGGATACCAAGAATCTGGAACTGGCCAAGGGCATCACGCAGATACTCTACCAGATTGCCGTGGCCACCAAGGTGGCTGTGGGGCTGTAGCCATGGAACATCCAGCGGTCAGCGTGATTATTCCCGTGTGGAACAGCGGGAAATACTTCCGGGAATGCCTGGACAGCGTTCTTTCCCAGAGCCTGCGGAATATCGAAGTGCTCATTGTGGATGACGCCTCCACTGACGGAAGCGGAGCTGTAGCCGAAGAATACGCCTCGCGCGATGCCAGAATCACGGTGATGCATCAACCCTCATCCACAGGTGCAGGCCCTGCCAGAAACCGGGCCATGGCTGTAGCCCGTGGGGAATACATCGCCTTTATGGACAGCGACGATCTGTATCCTTCGAATGATGTACTGGAAACGCTGTACCGTAAGGCTGTGGAACAAAATGTTAATATTTGTGGTGGCTCACTTTTATATATTAATTCTGATGGCTCTATAAGAATTAAACAGATATCTTATCAGATGTTTAATAGGGATAGTCTTTATATGTATAAAGATTATCAATATGAGGGTGGATTTTATAGGTTTATATATAATAGAAAATTTTTAAATGATAATAATATTATTTTTTGTAATTATAAAAGATTTCAAGATTCGGTTTTTTTTGTTTGTTGTATGACATTTGCTAAAAGCTTTTATGCTATAAGTAAAAATGTTTATTTTTATAGAAAAGGACATAAAGATATAATATGGGATTATAGTAAGTTACATGATCATTTATGCGGTGTTAATAAACTGCTAATTACTTCAAAAAAATATAGTTATAATTATTTATATTATGAGTTAGTAAAAAATATTTATTTTTTTATTGATAAAATAAACAGATTTGATTTATTTATATTATTTATAAAAATATATTATTCTATAAATTTTGAAATAATCAATCAAGAAAGATATAGACACAAATTTAAAATATATAGAGTGAAATTTTATATAAAGATATTAAAGATGGTGTATATTATTTTAAAATATAAATGTATTAGTTAATTTATTTTTTATAAAATTGAAGAGGCTTTTTTGTATAGGTGAGAAAACAATTAATTATGGAGGGGATTATGTTGAATCGTAAGGTTAAAAAACTTTTTAAACATCCATATCTTTTTTTTAAAGATATAGGAAAAAAAAATGTGACAGAGAAGCAAGGGTATGAGGAGTATAAAATAATGAATAATATAAAA contains these protein-coding regions:
- a CDS encoding capsule biosynthesis protein, which gives rise to MEKNNVALTRQYAKTLWRRLRRWMKKRAFITALVLPTVLAFFYFLMLASPMYVSHASFAIRSADASVSGGADIASMFLRTSGSTGNDAYIINDYIQSLDLAQDIDRELGLVSHYSDREYDVISRLWQHPTQDELTRYWRWAVLPQLNVDTGIISLEVKAYTPEMAQKLTQAILKRSEALVNAMNERARHDAVELAREEVSRAEERVRHAQSAMREFRDTHNLIDPKSTAAGLQELVTRLEAEATTLRTQISEAKSYMNAEAPLLKSLNQRLAAVEKQLGEEKLRVAGQSTVQGNLNSLVAEYEDLTIEAEFAQKQLVSAMTSLEQARIQQMAQSRYVVAYQQPTLPDESLYPRPFLFTLYVFAALLLLLGIVSLVWASIREHAGF
- a CDS encoding glycosyltransferase family 2 protein — protein: MEHPAVSVIIPVWNSGKYFRECLDSVLSQSLRNIEVLIVDDASTDGSGAVAEEYASRDARITVMHQPSSTGAGPARNRAMAVARGEYIAFMDSDDLYPSNDVLETLYRKAVEQNVNICGGSLLYINSDGSIRIKQISYQMFNRDSLYMYKDYQYEGGFYRFIYNRKFLNDNNIIFCNYKRFQDSVFFVCCMTFAKSFYAISKNVYFYRKGHKDIIWDYSKLHDHLCGVNKLLITSKKYSYNYLYYELVKNIYFFIDKINRFDLFILFIKIYYSINFEIINQERYRHKFKIYRVKFYIKILKMVYIILKYKCIS
- a CDS encoding polysaccharide biosynthesis/export family protein, with amino-acid sequence MKAIYHAGILFSLCTLCAQPVFAAENPLQNYSGAAQYGGSSMASGTPMQGGLPASARNGMNVVSQSTPGGYPVFDASAPYREKQSTPTVMDAPPAWAQGGLAPSASALLAPFGANLFRGNFAGTYSDGMNGDYVILPGDRIMVRVWGAKTYDDVLPVDQQGNIFLPEVGPVRVAGLKQSALQGAVRSRLASVFTDNVNIYVNLQSSQPVAVYVTGFVNQPGRYAGSPVDSVMSYLDRAGGITPNRGTFRNVQVKRGNKVVASLDLYDFALNGNMPDIRLKEGDVILVGERGVSVAACGMLRQEARYEFRGQATGSQLIAYGSPLSSATHVSVTGIRGGRPFNEYMTMQEFSSMRLADGDSVEFVADTRGRTIMASVSGAIRGASRFPVKNSTTLRALLAYVEVDPALADVSAVYVRRQSVARQQKTILEDSLHRLERSALTATSATAEEAEIRVREAELVQDFIRRAASLTPDGVVVVSRGGQVRDLLLEDGDEVVIPQKSDVVQVSGEVLLPKAVTFDAAMKAEDYVKSAGGLTDRADEDNILVARMNGEVGPIAELGVHAGDRILVMPRVDTKNLELAKGITQILYQIAVATKVAVGL